Proteins from one Amycolatopsis benzoatilytica AK 16/65 genomic window:
- the thrS gene encoding threonine--tRNA ligase, whose amino-acid sequence MPDHRKLGRELGLFGSDPLIGAGLPYLLPAGAAVRHVLEEYVREIERRAGYQHVSSPVLGKRELYELSGHWAHYRDEMFPPMEVGGEQVVLRPSLCPHHALIYRSRARSHRELPLRLAELGGMYRAELSGVLGGLNRVRAIQLNDAHIFCRPDQVGAEVRGALDLIRVGYADLGLKPARYRLSLPDNRGKYAGAAERWDHAAEMLASALDGIDYERGPGEAAFYGPKIDVQIADGAGRESTLSTVQVDLQQPERFGLEYLGPDGRGHRPVLVHRAVLGSLERVMAQLIEEYGGAFPLWLAPVQVAVLPVGDAELLPAKAAAEQLMDAGLRVEVVPADRGSLGARVRDRRLVPYQAIVGAREAAAERIAPRLRDGRRLDPLPAPEFAAEVAAQAAARAR is encoded by the coding sequence GTGCCTGACCATCGCAAACTCGGCCGCGAACTCGGCCTGTTCGGCAGCGATCCGCTGATCGGGGCGGGCCTGCCGTACCTGCTTCCCGCCGGTGCCGCCGTCCGCCACGTGCTGGAGGAGTACGTCCGGGAGATCGAGCGCCGCGCCGGCTACCAGCACGTCAGCTCGCCCGTGCTGGGCAAGCGCGAGCTGTACGAACTCTCCGGCCACTGGGCGCACTACCGCGACGAAATGTTCCCGCCGATGGAGGTCGGCGGCGAGCAGGTCGTGCTGCGGCCGAGCCTGTGCCCGCACCACGCGCTGATCTACCGTTCCCGAGCCCGCAGCCACCGGGAGCTGCCGCTGCGGCTGGCCGAACTCGGCGGGATGTACCGCGCCGAGCTGTCCGGCGTACTCGGCGGGCTGAACCGGGTGCGGGCGATCCAGCTGAACGACGCGCACATTTTCTGCCGTCCCGACCAGGTGGGCGCGGAAGTGCGCGGCGCGCTCGACCTGATCCGCGTCGGCTATGCCGATCTTGGCCTGAAGCCGGCCCGCTACCGCCTTTCCCTGCCGGACAATCGCGGCAAATACGCCGGTGCGGCCGAGCGGTGGGACCACGCGGCGGAAATGCTCGCGAGTGCCCTCGACGGTATCGACTACGAACGCGGGCCAGGCGAGGCGGCGTTCTACGGGCCGAAAATCGACGTGCAGATCGCGGACGGTGCCGGGCGCGAATCGACCCTCTCGACCGTCCAGGTCGACCTTCAGCAACCGGAGCGGTTCGGCCTCGAATACCTCGGTCCGGACGGTCGGGGGCACAGGCCGGTGCTGGTGCATCGCGCCGTGCTCGGCAGCCTGGAACGGGTGATGGCGCAGCTGATCGAGGAATACGGCGGAGCGTTTCCGCTGTGGCTGGCCCCGGTCCAGGTCGCGGTGCTGCCGGTCGGCGACGCGGAACTGCTCCCGGCGAAAGCGGCGGCGGAGCAGTTGATGGACGCCGGCCTCCGAGTCGAGGTCGTTCCGGCGGACCGCGGCAGCCTCGGCGCTCGCGTCCGCGACCGACGCTTGGTGCCTTACCAAGCGATTGTCGGCGCGCGGGAGGCCGCGGCCGAGCGGATCGCGCCGCGCCTTCGCGACGGACGGAGGCTGGATCCGTTGCCAGCGCCGGAATTCGCCGCCGAGGTCGCGGCGCAGGCGGCCGCGCGGGCGAGATAA
- the coaE gene encoding dephospho-CoA kinase produces the protein MLRVGLTGGIGAGKSTVANRLAEHGAVVIDSDRIAREVVEPGTPGLAALTEAFGEEIVAADGSLDRPALAARAFADDESRRRLNAIVHPLVGQRTGELMAAVADDAIVVHDVPLLVENNLAPAYHLVVVVDAPVEVRVRRLVEVRGMAEDDARARIRAQAAEEQRRAVADVWLDNGGPQDIVLADVDELWADRLVPFEANLRLRKPRPPASPVISPYDSTWPLQAERRLARLRQLAGARLVRADHIGSTAVPGLPAKDVLDLQLTVPTLADADALADALAEAGFPRREGEWWDDPQDGGGKWLKRFHQSADPKRPVNLHVRSTETPAWRLALLFRDWIRAHPEERDSYAEVKETLARKHSADGTVEQYADEKQDWVNEAFVRAENWATESGWKP, from the coding sequence ATGCTGCGAGTGGGCCTGACAGGCGGGATCGGTGCGGGCAAGTCGACGGTCGCGAACCGGCTGGCCGAGCACGGCGCGGTGGTCATCGATTCGGACCGGATCGCGCGCGAGGTCGTCGAGCCGGGCACGCCGGGCCTGGCCGCGCTGACCGAGGCGTTCGGCGAGGAGATCGTCGCCGCCGACGGGTCGCTGGACCGTCCGGCACTGGCCGCGCGCGCGTTCGCCGACGACGAGTCGCGCAGGCGGCTGAACGCGATCGTGCACCCGCTGGTCGGGCAGCGCACCGGCGAGCTGATGGCCGCGGTGGCGGACGACGCGATCGTGGTGCACGACGTCCCGCTGCTGGTGGAGAACAACCTGGCGCCCGCGTATCACCTGGTGGTCGTCGTGGACGCGCCGGTGGAGGTCCGGGTGCGCCGGCTGGTCGAGGTGCGCGGCATGGCCGAGGACGACGCCCGGGCCCGGATCAGGGCGCAGGCCGCGGAGGAACAGCGCCGTGCGGTCGCCGACGTATGGCTCGACAACGGCGGCCCGCAGGACATCGTGCTCGCCGACGTCGACGAACTGTGGGCGGACCGGCTCGTCCCGTTCGAAGCGAACCTCCGGCTGCGCAAGCCGCGTCCGCCGGCCTCTCCGGTGATCTCGCCGTACGACTCGACCTGGCCGCTGCAAGCCGAACGGCGCTTGGCGCGGCTGCGGCAACTCGCCGGCGCACGGCTGGTGCGTGCGGACCACATCGGCTCGACCGCGGTGCCCGGACTGCCCGCCAAGGACGTGCTCGACCTCCAGCTCACCGTGCCGACGCTGGCCGACGCGGACGCCCTCGCCGACGCGCTCGCCGAGGCGGGCTTCCCGCGCCGCGAAGGCGAATGGTGGGACGACCCGCAGGACGGCGGCGGCAAGTGGCTCAAGCGCTTCCACCAGAGCGCGGACCCGAAGCGCCCGGTGAACCTGCACGTCCGGTCCACCGAGACCCCGGCGTGGCGGCTCGCGCTGTTGTTCCGCGACTGGATCCGGGCGCATCCGGAGGAGCGCGACAGCTACGCCGAGGTGAAGGAAACGCTGGCGCGCAAGCACTCCGCGGACGGCACAGTCGAGCAGTACGCCGACGAGAAGCAGGACTGGGTCAACGAGGCGTTCGTACGCGCGGAGAACTGGGCGACGGAAAGCGGCTGGAAGCCCTGA
- a CDS encoding OsmC family protein, translated as MIEPEPGTVVVADAGNGRYAQHIATATHDFLSDEPASAGGDDAGPTPYDLLLSALGACTAMTLRMYADRKDIPLVRTVVKLRHDRIHARDCARCETETGMLSRITREISLEGDLTDEQRTRLLEIADKCPVHRTLSNEIAIETRAV; from the coding sequence ATGATCGAGCCGGAACCCGGCACTGTAGTCGTCGCGGATGCCGGCAACGGCCGCTACGCCCAGCACATAGCCACCGCGACCCACGACTTCCTGTCCGACGAGCCTGCTTCGGCCGGCGGTGACGACGCCGGTCCGACCCCGTATGACCTGCTGCTTTCCGCCCTGGGCGCGTGCACCGCGATGACGCTGCGGATGTATGCCGACCGCAAGGACATCCCGCTCGTCCGGACCGTGGTCAAGCTGCGCCACGACCGCATTCACGCCCGAGACTGCGCACGTTGCGAAACCGAAACTGGGATGCTCAGCCGAATCACCAGGGAAATCTCCCTGGAAGGCGACCTGACGGACGAACAGCGCACCCGGCTCCTGGAAATCGCGGACAAATGCCCAGTTCACCGCACCTTGAGCAACGAGATCGCGATAGAAACCCGCGCCGTCTGA
- a CDS encoding TetR/AcrR family transcriptional regulator, translating into MATRHLSTRPAEQHQRGRFLDAALAVLADRGVAGLTVRGVAERAGASTITVYTRFGGRTGLLDALYERAFDALGEELRTPAPADGEGVADLLALALAYRRFALENPARYGLMFERSVHDYDPDPELRSGVIRTTFAELVTKISRVAPAGADPQECGYLFWTAMHGLVSVELTISLQSPLDEWFLDPADSVQEATYRRGVGAMITGLGLHG; encoded by the coding sequence GTGGCCACCCGTCACCTCTCGACCAGGCCGGCGGAACAGCACCAGCGCGGCCGGTTCCTCGACGCAGCGCTGGCCGTACTCGCCGACCGCGGCGTCGCCGGACTCACTGTGCGCGGCGTGGCAGAGCGGGCCGGGGCGTCGACGATCACGGTGTACACCCGGTTCGGCGGGCGCACCGGGTTGCTGGACGCGTTGTACGAGCGAGCCTTCGACGCGCTCGGCGAGGAGCTGCGCACCCCCGCGCCCGCGGACGGCGAAGGCGTCGCGGATCTGCTGGCCCTCGCGCTCGCTTACCGCCGGTTCGCACTGGAGAACCCGGCTCGCTACGGGCTGATGTTCGAGCGGTCGGTGCACGACTACGACCCGGATCCGGAGTTGCGGTCCGGAGTGATCCGCACGACTTTCGCTGAGCTGGTAACGAAAATCAGCCGAGTCGCGCCGGCGGGCGCCGATCCGCAGGAGTGCGGCTACCTGTTCTGGACGGCGATGCACGGGCTGGTCAGCGTCGAGCTCACGATCAGCCTGCAAAGCCCGCTGGACGAATGGTTCCTCGACCCGGCCGACTCGGTGCAGGAAGCGACCTACCGGCGAGGAGTCGGGGCGATGATCACGGGCCTCGGCTTGCACGGCTGA
- the rpsA gene encoding 30S ribosomal protein S1: protein MTTDTATAPTAPTGAPQVAINDIGSEEDFLAAIDKTIKYFNDGDIVEGTIVKVDRDEVLLDIGYKTEGVIPSRELSIKHDVDPAEVVTVGDEVEALVLQKEDKEGRLILSKKRAQYERAWGTIEELKEKDEPVKGTVIEVVKGGLILDIGLRGFLPASLVEMRRVRDLQPYVGRELEAKIIELDKNRNNVVLSRRAYLEQTQSEVRSEFLNALAKGQVRKGVVSSIVNFGAFVDLGGVDGLVHVSELSWKHIDHPSEVVEVGQEVTVEVLDVDMDRERVSLSLKATQEDPWRQFARTHAIGQIVPGKVTKLVPFGAFVRVEEGIEGLVHISELAERHVEIPEQVVQVNGDVMVKVIDIDLERRRISLSLKQANEGVTPETEFDPTQYGMAAEYDPEGNYIYPEGFDPDTQEWQEGFDKQREEWERQYAEAHTRYEAHMAQVKKAAEADAEAAADAATGIEGGEQSYTSSAPVEAKSGGTLASDEQLAALREKLSGGA from the coding sequence ATGACCACCGACACCGCCACCGCCCCGACCGCCCCCACCGGGGCCCCGCAGGTCGCCATCAACGACATCGGGTCGGAGGAAGACTTCCTCGCGGCTATCGACAAGACCATCAAGTACTTCAACGATGGCGACATCGTCGAAGGCACGATCGTCAAGGTCGACCGCGACGAGGTCCTGCTCGACATCGGCTACAAGACCGAGGGCGTCATCCCCTCGCGCGAGCTGTCCATCAAGCACGATGTCGACCCGGCTGAGGTTGTCACCGTCGGCGATGAGGTCGAAGCCCTCGTTCTCCAGAAGGAGGACAAGGAAGGCCGTCTGATCCTGTCCAAGAAGCGCGCCCAGTACGAGCGCGCCTGGGGCACGATCGAGGAGCTCAAGGAGAAGGACGAGCCCGTCAAGGGCACCGTCATCGAGGTCGTCAAGGGCGGCCTCATCCTCGACATCGGCCTGCGCGGCTTCCTGCCCGCGTCGCTGGTCGAGATGCGCCGCGTGCGCGACCTGCAGCCCTACGTCGGCCGCGAGCTCGAGGCGAAGATCATCGAGCTGGACAAGAACCGCAACAACGTGGTCCTGTCCCGCCGCGCCTACCTGGAGCAGACCCAGTCCGAGGTGCGCAGCGAGTTCCTCAACGCGCTCGCCAAGGGCCAGGTCCGCAAGGGCGTCGTGTCCTCCATCGTCAACTTCGGCGCCTTCGTGGACCTGGGCGGCGTGGACGGCCTGGTGCACGTCTCCGAGCTGTCCTGGAAGCACATCGACCACCCGTCCGAGGTCGTCGAGGTCGGCCAGGAGGTCACGGTCGAGGTCCTGGACGTCGACATGGACCGCGAGCGCGTCTCGCTGTCGCTGAAGGCGACCCAGGAAGACCCGTGGCGCCAGTTCGCCCGCACCCACGCGATCGGCCAGATCGTGCCGGGCAAGGTCACCAAGCTCGTTCCGTTCGGCGCGTTCGTCCGCGTCGAGGAGGGCATCGAGGGCCTGGTGCACATCTCCGAGCTGGCCGAGCGCCACGTGGAGATCCCGGAGCAGGTCGTCCAGGTCAACGGCGACGTCATGGTCAAGGTCATCGACATCGACCTCGAGCGCCGCCGCATCTCGCTGTCGCTGAAGCAGGCGAACGAGGGCGTCACGCCGGAGACCGAGTTCGACCCCACCCAGTACGGCATGGCCGCCGAGTACGACCCCGAGGGCAACTACATCTACCCCGAGGGCTTCGACCCGGACACGCAGGAGTGGCAGGAAGGCTTCGACAAGCAGCGCGAGGAGTGGGAGCGCCAGTACGCCGAGGCGCACACCCGCTACGAGGCGCACATGGCCCAGGTCAAGAAGGCCGCCGAGGCCGACGCCGAAGCCGCTGCGGACGCTGCCACCGGCATCGAAGGCGGCGAGCAGAGCTACACCTCGTCGGCTCCGGTCGAGGCCAAGAGCGGCGGCACGCTCGCCAGCGACGAGCAGCTCGCGGCCCTGCGCGAGAAGCTGTCCGGCGGTGCGTGA
- a CDS encoding class I SAM-dependent methyltransferase encodes MPEPAGVPATPPGDRHASAEQRLGTVGVAHRTVGGGEAEAANLAWWDADADDYQAAHGGFLGDADFVWCPEGVREEDARLLGDVRGRRVLEIGCGQAACSRWLAGAGAEPVATDLSGGMLRHAREGNERTGTAVPLVQANAERLPFAPASFDVACSAFGALPFVPSLETVFAEVHRVLRPGGPWVFSVTHPMRWIFPDDPGPQGLTATQPYFDRTPYVEVDDDGTATYVEYHRTLGDYVRAIAATGFVLEDLVEPEWPAGHTRTWGQWSPLRGRLFPGTAIFRTRRA; translated from the coding sequence ATGCCCGAGCCCGCCGGGGTTCCGGCGACCCCGCCCGGGGACCGCCATGCCAGCGCCGAGCAGCGGCTCGGCACCGTCGGCGTCGCCCACCGCACGGTCGGCGGCGGCGAGGCCGAAGCGGCGAATCTGGCCTGGTGGGACGCGGACGCCGACGACTACCAGGCCGCCCACGGCGGGTTCCTCGGCGACGCCGACTTCGTCTGGTGCCCGGAGGGCGTGCGGGAGGAAGACGCGCGGCTGCTCGGCGACGTGCGCGGCAGGCGGGTGCTGGAGATCGGCTGCGGGCAGGCGGCGTGCTCGCGCTGGCTCGCCGGCGCCGGGGCCGAACCGGTGGCGACCGACCTGTCCGGCGGGATGCTCCGGCACGCCCGGGAGGGCAACGAGCGCACCGGCACGGCGGTCCCGCTCGTGCAGGCGAACGCCGAACGGCTGCCGTTCGCTCCGGCGAGTTTCGACGTCGCGTGTTCCGCGTTCGGGGCGCTCCCCTTCGTGCCGTCGCTGGAGACCGTGTTCGCCGAAGTGCACCGCGTGCTGCGGCCCGGCGGGCCGTGGGTTTTCTCGGTGACCCACCCGATGCGCTGGATCTTCCCGGACGACCCCGGTCCGCAGGGGCTCACCGCGACCCAGCCGTACTTCGACCGCACGCCGTACGTCGAAGTGGACGACGACGGCACCGCGACGTACGTCGAGTACCACCGCACGCTCGGCGATTACGTGCGCGCGATCGCCGCGACCGGATTCGTGCTGGAAGACCTGGTGGAACCGGAGTGGCCGGCCGGGCACACCCGCACCTGGGGCCAGTGGAGCCCGTTGCGCGGCAGGCTGTTCCCCGGCACGGCGATCTTCCGCACTCGGCGCGCCTGA
- a CDS encoding GNAT family N-acetyltransferase, whose translation MSSAGRFAALDPLLPPPPGPFGPAKGGELLHATTASGQPVAGAAHRYRYGPDDTPLLWSAAEVWQLFPEPETPGTEGFDALLTALRSFLDTQRLGADSSCVVNWPSRDAEAVRAFLDHGLVPLAALAVRRPAPAEELETDLAIRLAGPEDFEAAMALCTATFDYTGLVAHRKREQTAELVRPAVRRALGEGMTWLADAGGEAVGLAQCAWVESAPGNEAAELLPPGRWGYVNNVVTAQGSRGGGVGRALMGRAHRELLSRGAAGTYLYYNPTNPLSSVFWHRQGYRPLWTSWEVHPAWALR comes from the coding sequence GTGAGCTCCGCTGGCCGGTTCGCCGCACTGGACCCGCTTCTTCCGCCGCCCCCCGGGCCGTTCGGCCCGGCCAAGGGCGGCGAGCTGCTGCATGCGACGACCGCGTCCGGCCAACCGGTCGCCGGCGCGGCCCACCGCTACCGGTACGGCCCGGACGACACTCCCCTGCTCTGGTCGGCAGCCGAGGTGTGGCAGCTGTTCCCGGAGCCGGAAACACCTGGCACCGAAGGATTCGACGCGTTGCTCACCGCGCTGCGGTCCTTTCTGGACACTCAGCGGCTCGGAGCCGATTCGTCGTGCGTCGTGAACTGGCCGAGCCGGGACGCCGAAGCCGTCCGAGCTTTCCTCGACCACGGGCTGGTCCCGCTGGCCGCGCTCGCGGTCCGGCGGCCCGCGCCGGCCGAAGAGCTAGAAACGGACTTGGCGATTCGCCTTGCCGGGCCGGAGGATTTCGAAGCGGCGATGGCGTTGTGCACGGCTACGTTCGACTACACCGGACTTGTCGCGCATCGGAAGCGAGAGCAGACCGCCGAACTGGTGCGGCCCGCGGTGCGGCGCGCGCTAGGCGAGGGCATGACCTGGCTCGCGGACGCCGGCGGCGAGGCGGTCGGACTGGCGCAATGCGCGTGGGTGGAGTCCGCGCCAGGCAACGAGGCGGCCGAGCTGCTGCCGCCCGGACGGTGGGGGTATGTGAACAACGTGGTGACCGCGCAGGGAAGCCGCGGCGGCGGGGTCGGACGCGCGTTGATGGGACGGGCGCACCGGGAGCTGCTCAGCCGGGGAGCGGCGGGGACGTATCTGTACTACAACCCGACCAATCCGTTGTCGTCGGTGTTCTGGCATCGGCAGGGGTACCGGCCGTTGTGGACTTCCTGGGAGGTCCACCCGGCCTGGGCACTGCGGTGA
- a CDS encoding ABC transporter ATP-binding protein — MQVRADRVSLKGPHGPLLPPTSLVLEEGCLTVVHGEPSVGITALGLALAGRLKPTTGTVTADPAGDLQRLVAVVDARGVSEPDEALPLRVVVGEELALAHRPSSKDAVTKWLGQHDVAPYADSRFESLEPALRIRLLTSLAAERDGVRVLVLDAPDRHTSTVENWADVAKEHAARGFAVAVLAATTPVTALPCLPARIGETEQPDPLRLYTPPEPEPAAEAEPVAEQTKQLPETAELTAETETSEGDRA; from the coding sequence GTGCAGGTCCGTGCCGACCGGGTGTCCCTGAAGGGCCCGCACGGCCCCTTGTTGCCGCCGACCTCGCTCGTCCTCGAGGAGGGCTGCCTCACCGTCGTGCACGGCGAGCCGAGCGTCGGCATCACCGCACTGGGGCTGGCGCTGGCCGGACGGCTCAAGCCGACCACCGGCACCGTGACCGCCGACCCCGCCGGCGATCTGCAGCGGCTGGTGGCGGTCGTGGACGCGCGAGGGGTCAGCGAGCCGGACGAAGCGTTGCCGTTGCGGGTGGTCGTCGGCGAGGAGCTGGCGCTCGCGCACCGTCCTTCCAGCAAGGATGCTGTCACAAAGTGGCTCGGTCAGCACGACGTGGCCCCCTATGCCGACAGCCGGTTCGAGAGCCTCGAGCCCGCGCTGCGCATCCGCCTGCTCACCTCGCTCGCCGCTGAGCGCGACGGCGTCCGCGTGCTCGTCCTGGACGCGCCCGACCGGCACACCAGCACCGTCGAGAACTGGGCGGACGTCGCGAAGGAGCATGCCGCCCGCGGGTTCGCGGTGGCGGTGCTCGCCGCGACCACGCCGGTGACGGCGCTCCCCTGTCTCCCGGCCCGGATCGGCGAGACCGAGCAACCGGACCCGCTGCGGCTGTACACGCCGCCAGAGCCCGAGCCCGCCGCCGAGGCCGAGCCCGTCGCCGAGCAGACCAAGCAGCTCCCGGAAACCGCCGAACTGACCGCCGAAACCGAGACCTCCGAGGGAGACCGGGCATGA
- a CDS encoding YhgE/Pip domain-containing protein — protein MNAFRIALNELRRLSTGTLPKLAMLALVLVPLLYASFYLYANYDPYGRLDKLPAAVFTDDAGAKDSGGAERNVGREVTDELVKSGTFQWHQVSEKDARDGVRDDKYSFAIGIPHDFSKALLSSGNFEPQQATITLTTNDANNYLSGTIAKQVADQVRKTIAEKVGSEAADKFLVGFSTIYGKISEATDGAKQLADGATKLQSGQHQLADGANQLATGSASLATGLGTLKSSTAQLPAQTKQLADGAGQVADGDQKVADAASLASSASSDLQSKLDGYRAQLNTQLHDAGLSDGQVNDILARLDQLRTPVNDANGKIQAANGDLQKLAAGARQVSDGAHQLAAATPQLTNGISQASDGSNQLRDGAAKLNDGEKTAVTGTDQLAAGATKLHDGLSAGLAQIPNPDDPTRTATANTIADPVAVTSNGVASAGTYGAGLAPFFISLATWIGAFVLFLLIRPLSTRALTAGASPLRVALGGWLSSAVLGLGQVIVLFAAVTWLVGIHVAHPLGAIGFAFLVSLAFTSIVHALNAFFGAVGKFLGLVLLVLQLVSAGGTFPWQTIPDALYPLHIVLPMGYAIDGFRHLLYSGASMQILGDVGVLLAYLVGGILLSTVAARKHRVWSVSALKPELSL, from the coding sequence CTGAACGCGTTCCGGATCGCGCTCAACGAGCTGCGCCGGCTGTCCACCGGGACGCTGCCGAAGCTCGCGATGCTCGCGCTGGTCCTGGTACCGCTGCTGTACGCGTCCTTCTACCTGTACGCGAACTACGACCCGTACGGCCGCCTCGACAAGCTGCCCGCCGCGGTGTTCACCGACGACGCCGGTGCGAAGGACTCCGGCGGGGCCGAGCGCAACGTCGGCCGCGAGGTCACCGACGAACTCGTCAAGTCCGGCACCTTCCAGTGGCACCAAGTGTCCGAAAAGGACGCGCGGGACGGCGTGCGGGACGACAAGTACTCGTTCGCCATCGGCATTCCGCACGACTTCTCCAAGGCGCTGCTGTCGTCCGGCAACTTCGAGCCGCAGCAGGCGACCATCACGCTGACCACCAACGACGCCAACAACTATCTGTCCGGCACGATCGCGAAGCAGGTCGCCGACCAGGTCCGCAAGACGATCGCGGAGAAGGTGGGCAGCGAGGCCGCGGACAAGTTCCTCGTCGGCTTCTCCACCATCTACGGCAAGATCTCCGAGGCGACCGACGGGGCCAAGCAGCTCGCCGACGGAGCGACGAAGCTCCAGTCCGGGCAGCATCAGCTGGCCGACGGCGCGAACCAGCTGGCGACTGGTTCGGCCAGCCTCGCCACCGGTCTCGGCACGCTCAAGTCGAGCACCGCGCAGCTGCCCGCCCAGACCAAGCAGCTCGCCGACGGGGCCGGGCAGGTGGCCGACGGCGACCAGAAAGTCGCGGACGCCGCGTCGCTGGCTTCGTCCGCGTCGAGCGATCTGCAGAGCAAGCTCGACGGCTACCGTGCGCAGCTGAACACGCAGCTGCACGACGCCGGACTCTCCGACGGTCAGGTGAACGACATCCTGGCCCGCCTCGACCAGCTGCGCACCCCGGTCAACGACGCGAACGGGAAGATCCAGGCGGCGAACGGCGACCTGCAGAAGCTCGCCGCGGGCGCCCGCCAGGTGTCCGACGGCGCGCACCAGCTCGCCGCCGCCACCCCGCAGCTCACCAACGGGATCTCGCAGGCGTCGGACGGCTCGAACCAGCTGCGCGACGGCGCGGCGAAGCTGAACGACGGCGAGAAGACCGCGGTCACCGGCACCGACCAGCTCGCCGCCGGCGCGACCAAGCTGCACGACGGGCTCTCCGCCGGGCTCGCCCAGATCCCGAACCCGGACGACCCCACGCGCACCGCCACCGCGAACACCATCGCCGACCCAGTCGCGGTCACGTCGAACGGCGTCGCCTCGGCGGGCACCTACGGCGCCGGTCTCGCCCCGTTCTTCATCTCGCTGGCCACCTGGATCGGCGCGTTCGTGCTGTTCCTGCTGATCCGCCCGCTCTCGACCCGCGCGCTCACCGCGGGCGCGTCGCCGCTGCGGGTCGCGCTCGGCGGCTGGCTGTCCTCGGCGGTGCTGGGGCTGGGCCAGGTGATCGTGCTGTTCGCCGCGGTGACCTGGCTGGTCGGGATCCACGTCGCGCATCCGCTGGGCGCGATCGGCTTCGCGTTCCTGGTGTCGCTGGCGTTCACGTCGATCGTGCACGCGCTGAACGCGTTCTTCGGAGCGGTCGGGAAGTTCCTCGGCTTGGTGCTGCTGGTGCTGCAGCTGGTGAGCGCGGGCGGGACGTTCCCGTGGCAGACGATCCCGGACGCGCTGTATCCGCTGCACATCGTGCTGCCGATGGGCTACGCCATCGACGGGTTCCGGCATCTGCTGTATTCCGGCGCGTCGATGCAGATCCTCGGCGACGTCGGGGTGCTGCTGGCGTATCTGGTCGGCGGGATCCTGCTCTCCACCGTCGCCGCGAGGAAGCACCGGGTGTGGTCGGTGTCCGCGCTCAAGCCCGAGCTGAGCCTATGA
- a CDS encoding TetR/AcrR family transcriptional regulator codes for MRETTKQKLFEATLRLSASRGLVGLTVDDIAAEAGVAKGTVYYNFGSKDGLVDALLRFGVDLLAGRLRAAGTGDDPLAVIERQVDTTLEFIAEYPGFSQIVVSELWHTPGRWHDTLALLREELITVVKAQLERLGAAGRLPEGLDIATAAAGLFGTMLVVALDWQVFQPGRSRGEVLASVMLLVNGVRRAA; via the coding sequence ATGAGGGAAACGACCAAGCAAAAGCTCTTCGAAGCGACGCTGCGATTGTCCGCCAGCCGGGGGCTGGTCGGGCTGACGGTCGACGACATCGCGGCCGAAGCGGGCGTCGCCAAAGGGACGGTCTACTACAACTTCGGGTCGAAGGACGGGCTGGTCGACGCCCTCCTCCGGTTCGGGGTGGACCTGCTGGCCGGGCGGCTCCGAGCCGCCGGAACCGGCGACGATCCGCTGGCGGTGATCGAGCGGCAGGTGGACACGACCCTGGAGTTCATCGCGGAGTATCCGGGGTTCTCGCAGATCGTGGTGAGCGAGCTGTGGCATACGCCGGGGCGGTGGCACGACACGCTGGCGTTGCTGCGGGAAGAGCTCATCACGGTGGTGAAAGCCCAGCTGGAGCGGCTCGGCGCGGCCGGGCGGTTGCCGGAAGGGCTGGACATCGCGACCGCTGCGGCCGGATTGTTCGGGACCATGCTGGTGGTGGCGCTGGACTGGCAGGTTTTCCAGCCCGGCCGGTCCCGGGGCGAAGTGCTGGCATCGGTGATGTTGCTGGTGAACGGGGTCCGACGGGCGGCGTGA